A part of Desulfobulbaceae bacterium DB1 genomic DNA contains:
- a CDS encoding DEAD/DEAH box helicase, whose amino-acid sequence MITEDQLEQICLEWFREGGYDYAFGPDIAPDGEAPPARDGRVPGEPGMAEDRPERVDYRQVVLSGRLLSAMQKINPHIPLAVLEEAALVASKPESPVLIHNNRTFHRLLLEGVPVEYSDGDETRTDHAQLIDFNNFRNNQFLVVNQFTIQGARMNRRPDVLVFINGLPIAVIELKNPSNEQTDVWDAFNQLQTYKEEIPDLFVTNCALVVSDGWTARIGSLTANKERFMPWRTLKHEDDKPLLEYELEKVVKGFFAPELLLDYIRYFVIFDQEGDTVIKKIAGYHQFHAVREAVRVTVIASRQTEGLQTAEPRATYGREVVPGSRKAGVVWHTQGSGKSISMCCYAGKLLQQPEMNNPTIVVVTDRNDLDGQLFNTFKNARELLRQTPVQAGSRDELREMLAARQAGGIIFTTVQKFSLLNGEESHPVLSGRSNIVVISDEAHRSQYGLKARLDTKTGKYIYGFAKHMRDAIPNASFIGFTGTPISMEDKDTRAVFGDYVSIYDIQDAVDDGATVPIYYESRLAKLDINRDAIEELNEEMEEVIEDEEDIASRERTKSKWAALEKLVGSEPRLKEVAEDLVAHCEARTEVIPGKAMIVCMSREICVHLYNAITALRPAWHDPDPEKGAIKIIMTGSASDRELLRPHVYSQQVKKRLEKRFKEADDPLQLVIVRDMWLTGFDAPCCHTMYVDKPMRGHNLMQAIARVNRVFKDKPGGLVVDYIGIGNELKQALKDYTDSKGKGAPTLLAEEAYALLLEKLEVVRAMMHGLDYSDYQTNALMLLPMAANHILGLEDGKRRFLDAMAAITKAFSLCSTLDEAAPLRKEIAFFSAIKASIIKHTTVDKKRTEEEKNSVLKQILDNAVVAEGVADIFALAGLDTPNISLLSDEFLEDVRRMPSRNLAVELLEKLLRDAIKARTRNNVVQELKYGERLLETLRKYHNRAIETAQVIEELVQMAKDFQAAMKRDEELGLSPDEIAFYDALANNESAVRELGDEILKKIAHELTEKLRASTTVDWQVRDSVRAKMRNMVRRLLKKYKYPPDMQAEAIELILRQAEKLSYSWTQ is encoded by the coding sequence ATGATCACCGAAGACCAGCTTGAACAAATCTGCCTGGAGTGGTTCCGCGAGGGTGGCTATGACTACGCCTTTGGGCCGGACATCGCCCCTGACGGAGAAGCACCGCCGGCCAGGGACGGCCGAGTGCCGGGCGAGCCAGGGATGGCGGAAGACCGGCCGGAGCGGGTGGATTACCGGCAGGTGGTGCTTTCTGGTCGTCTACTTTCTGCCATGCAGAAGATTAATCCCCATATCCCCTTGGCGGTTCTGGAAGAGGCGGCCCTTGTTGCCAGCAAGCCGGAATCGCCGGTGCTTATCCATAACAACCGCACCTTTCACCGGCTGCTCTTGGAAGGGGTGCCGGTGGAGTACAGCGACGGCGACGAAACACGAACCGATCATGCCCAGCTCATTGACTTCAACAATTTCCGCAACAATCAGTTTCTGGTGGTCAACCAGTTTACCATCCAGGGCGCCAGGATGAACCGCAGGCCCGATGTGCTGGTGTTTATCAATGGGCTGCCCATTGCGGTGATCGAGCTGAAGAACCCGAGCAACGAGCAGACCGATGTCTGGGACGCCTTCAACCAGTTGCAGACCTATAAGGAGGAGATTCCCGACCTCTTTGTCACAAACTGCGCCCTGGTGGTGAGCGACGGCTGGACGGCCCGGATCGGCTCCCTCACCGCCAACAAGGAACGGTTCATGCCCTGGCGGACATTGAAGCATGAGGATGACAAACCACTGCTGGAATATGAACTGGAAAAGGTGGTGAAGGGTTTTTTCGCCCCGGAACTGCTGCTGGACTATATCCGCTATTTTGTCATCTTTGACCAGGAAGGCGATACCGTTATCAAGAAGATCGCCGGATACCATCAGTTTCATGCGGTGCGTGAGGCGGTGCGGGTGACGGTGATCGCTTCCCGGCAGACCGAAGGCTTGCAGACCGCCGAACCTCGGGCAACCTATGGCCGGGAGGTGGTGCCGGGGTCGCGCAAGGCCGGGGTGGTCTGGCATACCCAAGGGTCGGGAAAAAGTATCTCCATGTGCTGTTATGCCGGGAAACTCCTGCAACAACCGGAAATGAACAATCCGACCATTGTGGTGGTCACTGACCGCAACGACCTGGACGGCCAGCTCTTCAATACCTTCAAGAATGCGCGGGAACTGCTGCGCCAGACCCCGGTGCAGGCCGGCAGTCGAGATGAGTTGCGGGAGATGCTGGCGGCCCGGCAGGCGGGCGGCATCATCTTTACCACGGTGCAGAAGTTTTCCTTGTTGAATGGCGAAGAGAGCCACCCGGTTTTGAGTGGCCGCAGCAACATCGTGGTGATCAGCGACGAGGCCCACCGCAGCCAGTATGGGTTAAAGGCGCGGCTCGACACCAAGACCGGCAAATATATCTATGGTTTTGCCAAACACATGCGGGACGCCATTCCCAATGCCTCGTTCATCGGCTTTACCGGCACCCCGATTTCCATGGAAGACAAGGACACCCGCGCCGTGTTCGGTGATTATGTCTCCATCTACGACATCCAGGATGCGGTGGATGACGGGGCCACCGTGCCGATCTATTACGAATCCCGACTGGCCAAGCTCGACATCAACCGTGACGCCATCGAAGAGCTGAATGAAGAGATGGAAGAGGTCATCGAGGATGAGGAGGACATTGCCTCACGGGAACGGACCAAGAGCAAATGGGCGGCCCTGGAAAAACTGGTGGGGTCGGAACCACGCCTGAAAGAGGTGGCCGAGGACCTGGTGGCCCATTGTGAGGCCAGAACGGAAGTAATCCCCGGTAAGGCGATGATCGTCTGCATGAGCCGGGAAATCTGTGTGCATCTTTATAATGCCATAACCGCTCTGCGGCCTGCCTGGCATGATCCTGATCCTGAGAAAGGGGCGATCAAGATTATCATGACCGGTTCCGCCTCGGACCGTGAACTGCTGCGGCCCCATGTCTACAGTCAGCAGGTCAAAAAACGGCTTGAAAAGCGGTTCAAGGAGGCGGACGACCCGCTGCAACTGGTGATAGTCCGCGATATGTGGTTGACCGGCTTTGACGCGCCCTGCTGCCACACCATGTATGTTGACAAGCCCATGCGGGGCCATAACCTCATGCAGGCCATCGCCCGGGTGAACCGGGTGTTTAAGGACAAGCCGGGCGGCCTGGTGGTGGATTATATCGGCATCGGCAATGAGCTGAAACAGGCATTGAAGGATTATACCGATTCCAAGGGCAAGGGTGCGCCGACCTTACTCGCCGAAGAGGCCTATGCCTTGCTGCTTGAGAAGCTGGAAGTGGTGCGGGCCATGATGCATGGTCTTGATTACAGCGACTATCAGACCAATGCCCTCATGCTGCTGCCCATGGCTGCCAACCATATTTTAGGACTTGAGGACGGCAAGCGGCGCTTTCTGGATGCCATGGCCGCCATCACCAAGGCGTTTTCATTATGCAGCACCCTGGATGAGGCGGCACCGCTCAGAAAAGAGATAGCCTTTTTTTCGGCGATCAAGGCGTCAATCATCAAACACACCACGGTTGATAAGAAACGGACCGAGGAGGAAAAGAACTCCGTCCTCAAGCAGATACTTGATAACGCGGTAGTGGCAGAAGGTGTGGCTGATATTTTTGCCCTGGCCGGGCTGGATACGCCCAATATCAGCCTCTTGTCAGATGAGTTCCTTGAGGATGTGCGCCGGATGCCGAGCAGAAACCTGGCGGTTGAACTGCTGGAAAAATTGCTGCGTGATGCTATCAAGGCCCGTACCCGAAACAATGTGGTCCAGGAGTTGAAATACGGTGAACGGCTGTTGGAGACCCTGCGCAAATATCATAACCGAGCCATCGAGACCGCCCAGGTCATCGAAGAGTTGGTCCAGATGGCCAAGGATTTCCAGGCGGCCATGAAGCGCGACGAAGAGCTTGGCTTGTCACCTGATGAGATCGCCTTTTATGATGCTTTGGCTAATAATGAAAGCGCGGTGCGGGAACTGGGCGACGAAATACTCAAAAAAATTGCCCATGAGCTGACCGAAAAGCTGCGGGCCAGCACCACGGTGGACTGGCAGGTGCGGGACAGTGTGCGGGCCAAGATGCGCAATATGGTGCGGCGGCTGCTGAAGAAGTACAAGTATCCTCCGGATATGCAGGCTGAAGCCATTGAGCTGATCTTGCGGCAGGCTGAGAAGTTGTCGTATTCGTGGACGCAATGA
- a CDS encoding chemotaxis protein CheD, whose amino-acid sequence MKATGPEGTSRRVTINPGEYYSTTGVEVISTLLGSCVAACLFDPKLHLIGMNHFMLSNPRYSKEQSLHFSIAGRYGIQAMELLINDMMAKGTERSKLRAKVFGGATVIGIHRDVESFYCIGEVNCKFIREYLKMEGIPIVAEDLGGNYGRVIHFSNGDFAVYRRKIGGNWSERLTLRDRNCWQQALAKQEKASPVDLW is encoded by the coding sequence ATGAAAGCAACCGGCCCTGAGGGCACATCCCGGCGGGTTACGATAAATCCCGGCGAATACTATTCGACAACGGGGGTCGAGGTGATTTCCACCCTCCTCGGTTCGTGCGTGGCCGCCTGTCTCTTTGACCCAAAACTCCATCTGATCGGCATGAACCATTTCATGCTCAGTAATCCCCGCTATTCGAAAGAGCAGTCGCTTCATTTTTCCATAGCCGGGCGTTACGGCATTCAGGCCATGGAACTGCTCATCAACGACATGATGGCCAAAGGGACTGAGCGGTCGAAATTGCGGGCCAAGGTTTTCGGAGGGGCCACCGTCATCGGTATTCACCGGGATGTGGAAAGTTTTTATTGCATTGGCGAGGTCAACTGCAAATTCATCCGCGAATATCTGAAAATGGAAGGGATACCGATTGTTGCGGAGGATCTCGGCGGAAATTATGGCAGAGTCATTCATTTTTCAAATGGTGATTTTGCGGTCTACCGCAGGAAAATTGGCGGGAACTGGAGCGAACGTCTGACCCTGCGCGACCGAAACTGCTGGCAGCAGGCGTTGGCAAAGCAGGAAAAGGCCTCACCGGTTGATCTTTGGTAG